A window of Thermosynechococcus sp. NK55a contains these coding sequences:
- a CDS encoding HlyD family secretion protein has translation MNKPAPTSLTEIKNQVVPAQQLKLRRSLLANLLVFAAGCGILAFAGWFLYRHLTTVRSRDAVINGVIVNVRAPEEGTLEKLQAQVGDFIEPTAAPLALIENDYVSQGNAREVEKWLERRRGELEAAQAKLAQLQKLLASAQRDERNQHRLEVEQTNRQVAAAQAELAAAQAKLADAKARYQLAQINYQRFSQLAQQGAVPQAQADAALTELQQSQAQVAARQRDVEAAARTVEALEADARAAALGLTLRNTRSNYDPRLRLQELQIQISEQQAIVQGIQREIAAQQRQVAQAQREVAQRKVVKVTAPIAGYVWHVDARPGMFLGKGDQILQLLDCGRRWIDVFVDEQSLRLIHPGTRAKIELYGAKGKVLQGTVTNIRSGLGRLNPGDDQVIPIPENYPRQSQVRVELDSDHDWGDGNFCYVGYTARVTFQISP, from the coding sequence ATGAACAAGCCGGCCCCAACTTCTTTGACGGAGATTAAAAATCAGGTTGTACCGGCTCAGCAACTCAAGCTACGGCGATCGCTCCTTGCTAATCTGTTAGTTTTCGCAGCCGGGTGTGGCATCCTTGCCTTTGCAGGCTGGTTTCTCTACCGCCATTTAACAACGGTGCGTAGTCGCGATGCAGTTATTAATGGCGTGATTGTGAACGTGCGTGCTCCAGAAGAAGGAACACTGGAGAAACTCCAGGCGCAGGTAGGGGACTTTATCGAACCCACCGCTGCCCCCTTAGCCCTCATAGAAAATGACTATGTCAGTCAAGGCAACGCTCGAGAAGTTGAAAAATGGTTAGAGCGGCGGCGGGGAGAATTAGAAGCTGCTCAGGCAAAGTTGGCTCAATTGCAAAAACTCCTTGCCTCTGCCCAAAGGGATGAACGCAATCAGCACAGACTAGAGGTAGAGCAAACCAATCGCCAAGTGGCTGCTGCTCAAGCAGAACTCGCAGCAGCTCAGGCCAAGCTTGCGGATGCCAAGGCACGCTATCAACTGGCACAAATTAACTACCAGCGCTTTAGCCAGTTAGCACAGCAGGGAGCAGTACCCCAAGCCCAAGCCGATGCGGCTCTAACGGAGTTGCAGCAAAGCCAAGCCCAAGTGGCTGCTCGTCAACGGGATGTGGAAGCTGCGGCTCGCACCGTTGAGGCGCTGGAGGCCGATGCCCGTGCTGCTGCATTGGGGCTGACACTGCGCAACACTCGCAGTAACTATGACCCCCGCCTACGGCTGCAAGAGTTACAAATTCAGATTAGCGAACAGCAGGCGATCGTCCAAGGGATTCAACGGGAAATCGCTGCCCAACAACGACAGGTTGCCCAAGCCCAGCGGGAGGTTGCTCAGCGCAAAGTGGTGAAGGTGACTGCTCCCATTGCCGGTTATGTCTGGCATGTGGATGCCCGTCCGGGGATGTTTCTCGGTAAAGGGGATCAAATTTTGCAGTTGTTGGATTGTGGGCGTCGTTGGATCGATGTCTTTGTGGATGAACAATCACTGCGGCTCATCCATCCGGGCACTCGGGCAAAGATTGAACTCTATGGGGCCAAAGGGAAAGTTCTTCAGGGCACAGTCACCAATATTCGCTCTGGCTTGGGGCGCCTCAACCCCGGTGATGATCAGGTCATCCCAATTCCCGAAAACTATCCGCGTCAAAGTCAAGTGCGTGTTGAGCTAGATTCTGACCACGATTGGGGTGACGGTAACTTTTGCTATGTGGGCTACACTGCACGGGTGACCTTTCAAATTAGCCCCTAG